A region from the Melanotaenia boesemani isolate fMelBoe1 chromosome 11, fMelBoe1.pri, whole genome shotgun sequence genome encodes:
- the sv2ca gene encoding synaptic vesicle glycoprotein 2Ca isoform X2 translates to MMVGAFFWGGMSDKMGRRQCLLICMSTNGFFAFLSSFVQGYGLFLLCRLVAGFGIGGAVPIVFSFFAEVLSREKRGEHLSWLCMFWMIGEIYASAMAWAIIPHYGWSFSMGSAYQFHSWRVFVVVCALPCVCAVVALTFMPESPRFYLEVGKHDEAWMILKQIHDTNMRARGQPEKVFTVNRIKIPKQLDELVEMESESGNPVSKVFFRIKAEVHGIYLNLMKCFNYPMQENMMRLAVVWFTLSFGYYGLSVWFPDVIKHLQADEYASKVKFYSDERIEGFTFNFTLENQIHKNSLFINDQFINMKLKSVSFVDSTFRNCYFDDVTSVGSFFRNCTFVDAFFFNTDIDDSKLIDGTEVINSTFTHNKTGCQMTFDDDYSAYWVYFINFLGTLAVLPGNIVSALLMDKIGRLSMLGGSMVLSGISCFFLWFGTSESMMIFMLCLYNGLSISAWNSLDVVTTESFPTVRRGTGFGFCNALCKLAAVLGNLIFGSLVGITKAIPILLASSVLVGGGLVGLRLPDTRANVLM, encoded by the exons ATGATGGTTGGAGCATTCTTCTGGGGAGGGATGTCTGACAAAATGGGCCGCAGACAATGCCTCCTCATTTGCATGTCTACAAATGGCTTCTTTGCCTTCCTGTCATCTTTTGTTCAGGGATATGGCCTCTTCCTTCTCTGCCGTCTCGTTGCAGGCTTTGG GATAGGAGGTGCTGTGCCCattgttttctccttctttgCAGAGGTGTTGTCCAGGGAGAAAAGAGGAGAACACCTCAGCTGGCTGTGCATGTTCTGGATGATTGGAGAGATCTATGCATCTGCTATGGCCTGGGCCATCATACCACACTATG gtTGGAGCTTCAGTATGGGCTCAGCATACCAGTTTCACAGCTGGAGGGTGTTTGTAGTTGTTTGCGCACtgccatgtgtgtgtgctgtggtcGCTCTTACCTTTATGCCAGAAAGTCCAAGATTCTACCTAGAG GTGGGGAAGCATGATGAAGCCTGGATGATCCTCAAACAGATCCACGACACCAACATGAGAGCACGTGGGCAGCCGGAGAAAGTCTTCACC GTAAACAGGATCAAGATCCCCAAACAGCTGGATGAGTTAGTTGAAATGGAATCGGAATCTGGAAATCCTGTTTCCAAGGTTTTCTTTAGGATAAAGGCTGAAGTACATGGG ATCTATCTGAACCTTATGAAATGCTTCAACTACCCCATGCAAGAAAACATGATGCGACTGGCTGTAGTGTGGTTTACTTTGTCATTTGG GTATTATGGGCTCTCTGTCTGGTTTCCTGATGTCATCAAACACCTTCAGGCAGATGAATATGCCTCTAAAGTTAAATTCTACAGCGATGAGCGCATTGAAGGCTTTACCTTTAACTTCACCCTGGAGAACCAGATCCACAAAAACAGCCTCTTCATTAATGACCA ATTCATCAATATGAAGCTGAAGTCGGTCAGCTTTGTCGACTCAACCTTTCGAAACTGCTACTTTGATGACGTGACCTCAGTGGGCTCCTTCTTCAGGAACTGCACTTTTGTCGATGCATTCTTCTTCAACACAG ATATTGATGATTCCAAGTTGATTGATGGCACAGAGGTGATCAACAGCACTTTCACCCACAATAAGACAGGATGCCAGATGACATTCGATGATGACTACAGTGCGTACTGGGTTTACTTTATCAACTTCCTGGGCACCTTGGCTGTTCTGCCCGGAAACATTGTGTCTGCCCTTCTCATGGACAAAATTGGACGCCTGTCCATGTTAG GTGGCTCCATGGTTCTTTCTGGCATCAGCTGTTTCTTCTTGTGGTTTGGCACCAGTGAGTCCATGATGATTTTCATGTTGTGCTTGTACAATGGCCTGAGCATCTCTGCCTGGAATTCGTTGGATGTGGTGACCACTGAATCCTTCCCAACTGTCAGGAG GGGAACAGGCTTTGGGTTCTGTAATGCTCTTTGTAAGCTGGCTGCAGTCCTGGGAAACCTGATTTTTGGTTCTCTTGTCGGCATCACCAAGGCCATCCCGATCCTCTTGGCATCATCTGTGCTTGTGGGGGGAGGCCTGGTTGGACTCCGGTTGCCTGACACCCGGGCGAATGTCCTCATGTAA